In one window of Leptospira sp. WS92.C1 DNA:
- the tyrS gene encoding tyrosine--tRNA ligase, translated as MDIQKQIEIIRRGCVDLISEEELKSKLQKKGILKIKAGFDPTAPDLHLGHFVQLKKLKHFQDLGHEVSFLLGDFTAMIGDPTGKSETRKRLSKEEVLENSKTYQNQVFKVLNPQKTKIVYNSSWCSGMNFEDVLVLSSKYNVARMLERDDFSNRYKAGQPISMIEFLYPLVQGYDSVAMECDVELGGTDQKFNLLVGRDLQREYGKEAQCVITLPLLVGLDGTKKMSKSLGNYVGITEAPIDMFGKLMSISDDLMWNYFELLTDIPLSEIESRKNGIKTKELHPKEVKTELAKLIMDQFSPAPANQEAIEEWKKIHNPKSRAIPEDIKEVTLGEEFFAETPEPLLVWVLSKLEFVSSVSEGRRLIKAGGLYLSEDKITDEKLAIQKGKEYLVRQGKKGKFLKILS; from the coding sequence ATGGACATTCAAAAACAAATCGAAATCATCCGCCGCGGTTGTGTGGATCTCATCAGCGAAGAAGAATTAAAATCCAAACTGCAAAAGAAGGGAATTCTCAAAATCAAAGCGGGTTTTGATCCTACCGCACCCGATCTTCATCTCGGCCATTTTGTTCAGCTTAAAAAACTAAAACATTTCCAGGATCTTGGTCACGAGGTTTCGTTTCTACTCGGAGATTTCACCGCGATGATCGGGGATCCGACAGGGAAGTCTGAGACGAGAAAGAGACTTTCCAAGGAAGAGGTTTTGGAAAATTCTAAAACTTATCAGAACCAAGTATTTAAGGTTTTGAATCCTCAAAAAACAAAAATCGTCTACAACTCAAGCTGGTGTTCCGGAATGAATTTCGAAGACGTTCTGGTTTTAAGTTCTAAATACAATGTAGCAAGAATGTTGGAGAGGGACGATTTCAGCAATCGATACAAGGCCGGTCAGCCGATCTCTATGATCGAATTTTTATATCCTCTTGTACAAGGTTACGATTCCGTTGCGATGGAATGTGACGTGGAACTTGGAGGAACCGATCAAAAATTCAATCTGCTTGTGGGTAGAGACTTACAAAGAGAATACGGTAAGGAGGCGCAGTGTGTCATCACTTTACCTCTTTTAGTCGGGTTAGATGGAACCAAAAAAATGTCCAAGTCCCTTGGAAACTATGTGGGAATTACGGAAGCACCCATCGATATGTTCGGTAAACTCATGTCTATATCGGACGATCTGATGTGGAATTATTTCGAACTTCTTACCGATATTCCTCTTTCCGAAATCGAATCCAGAAAGAACGGAATAAAAACAAAAGAACTCCACCCCAAGGAAGTCAAAACAGAACTTGCAAAATTGATCATGGACCAATTCTCTCCTGCACCTGCGAATCAAGAAGCGATCGAAGAATGGAAAAAAATTCACAATCCAAAGTCCAGGGCAATTCCGGAAGATATCAAAGAAGTAACTCTGGGGGAAGAATTTTTTGCGGAGACCCCGGAACCGTTGCTTGTCTGGGTCTTGAGTAAACTCGAATTTGTGTCTTCCGTTTCCGAAGGAAGAAGGCTCATCAAAGCGGGCGGACTCTATCTTTCTGAAGACAAGATCACAGACGAAAAATTGGCGATTCAGAAAGGAAAAGAATACTTGGTGAGACAGGGAAAAAAGGGGAAATTTTTAAAAATTCTTTCCTAA
- a CDS encoding glycerol-3-phosphate dehydrogenase/oxidase translates to MQICRGKETCKAGRILKMEKQSRANQILNLQKETYDILFIGGGSTGAGAAFDAAKRGYKTALIEKKDFASGTSSRSTKLIHGGVRYLAQFHFKLIHEALTERQRLLENAPHLVKPLKFVLPAYRFYERPYYGIGLTLYDILASKGKLPSHKTISKSEAIHEFAAIKKKGLFGGITYYDAQFNDARLNVLLARSAQKEGATVANRVELVSFIKENGKLKGANLKDLETGKTFPVYAKIIANTTGIWVDHVRKLDDPRTFNVLSPSQGIHLVFSKKKIPCESAMIIPKTKDGRVVFIIPWEDQVILGTTDTPVENPGDEPLPIGNEVQFLLDTGNDYLESKLTQKDIQSVFVGIRPLISPEGNQDTKNISREEVILVSNSGLVTMGGGKWSTYRKMSEDLVDKLIQVGNLESKKECSTKVYPFPGAAGYSETLYQEIEKTYKIDTAFAKRLQNYYGTEVFVILGKKPKLIGKGVPYFEEEVIFAVKEEFALGVTDVLARRLRILFVNLDLAEKMVRPIANILSKQLKWKEKTKQKEEATAIELIESLKKSYR, encoded by the coding sequence ATGCAAATTTGCAGGGGGAAAGAAACCTGTAAAGCAGGAAGAATTTTGAAAATGGAAAAACAAAGCAGAGCCAATCAAATTTTAAACTTACAAAAAGAAACCTATGACATCCTCTTTATCGGAGGTGGATCCACAGGCGCCGGTGCAGCGTTCGACGCAGCAAAACGAGGCTATAAAACCGCGCTTATCGAAAAAAAAGACTTTGCTTCCGGAACCTCCTCTCGTTCTACAAAACTCATTCACGGCGGCGTTCGATACCTCGCTCAGTTTCATTTTAAGTTGATTCACGAAGCTCTAACCGAAAGGCAAAGGCTTTTGGAAAATGCGCCTCATCTCGTAAAACCTCTCAAATTCGTTCTTCCCGCGTATCGATTTTACGAAAGACCGTATTACGGAATCGGTCTGACACTCTATGATATTCTCGCGTCCAAAGGTAAACTACCTTCCCACAAAACGATTTCGAAATCTGAGGCAATCCACGAATTCGCGGCGATCAAAAAAAAAGGTCTTTTTGGGGGAATCACATACTATGACGCACAATTTAACGATGCGCGTTTGAACGTCCTTTTAGCAAGGTCCGCGCAAAAAGAAGGCGCCACGGTCGCCAATCGAGTCGAACTCGTTTCCTTTATCAAGGAGAATGGAAAGTTAAAAGGAGCCAATCTCAAAGATCTGGAGACCGGAAAGACTTTTCCTGTGTATGCAAAGATCATCGCAAATACAACTGGGATCTGGGTGGATCACGTTCGAAAATTGGACGATCCAAGGACGTTTAACGTGTTGTCTCCGAGTCAGGGAATTCATCTCGTATTCTCCAAGAAAAAAATTCCCTGTGAATCCGCGATGATCATCCCGAAGACAAAGGACGGTCGTGTGGTGTTTATCATTCCCTGGGAAGATCAGGTCATCTTAGGAACTACCGATACTCCGGTCGAAAATCCCGGAGACGAACCCTTACCGATTGGGAACGAAGTTCAGTTCTTGCTCGATACCGGAAATGATTATCTGGAATCGAAATTGACTCAAAAAGACATCCAATCCGTCTTTGTGGGAATCCGTCCTTTGATTTCTCCGGAAGGAAACCAGGATACGAAAAATATTTCGAGAGAGGAAGTCATTCTCGTTTCCAATTCCGGACTCGTTACCATGGGTGGCGGAAAATGGTCCACATATCGGAAAATGTCCGAAGACCTCGTTGATAAACTGATCCAAGTCGGAAACTTAGAATCCAAAAAAGAATGTTCTACAAAAGTGTATCCTTTTCCGGGAGCCGCCGGGTATTCGGAAACCCTCTACCAAGAAATCGAAAAGACATATAAAATTGACACTGCCTTTGCCAAAAGACTACAGAACTACTATGGAACCGAGGTCTTTGTGATCTTAGGTAAAAAACCAAAACTGATCGGAAAGGGGGTTCCCTACTTCGAAGAAGAGGTAATTTTTGCAGTCAAAGAAGAATTCGCGTTAGGCGTGACAGACGTTCTCGCGCGAAGATTGAGAATTCTTTTTGTAAACCTGGATCTTGCAGAAAAGATGGTGAGACCGATTGCGAATATTCTTTCCAAACAACTCAAGTGGAAGGAGAAAACAAAACAAAAAGAAGAAGCAACGGCGATCGAATTGATTGAAAGTCTGAAAAAATCGTATCGATAA
- a CDS encoding polysaccharide deacetylase family protein yields MLSEEESSELSRTISEIKKSGIESEVIERKFRMLRILFSLGFFTFLGAVSILTLTHKIFRLEATVEKQTVHITNLEETLTSLRLEEQQQEEELLKFKSDLYNAVPDGDLSDQVAENKAILDAMPGPETGKNINRGDVRFKEIALTFDLGTGEDLKLIYEYLSRFPIKITLFVSNENPARKNGSFFSNTNLYYLKKISDLGNRVVFGNHTWSHYNIPRSLYEPSLRKRALLSYISDELPDTNFLQQEMRMVEEKFVSVTGKELTKFYRLPYGGFDPLVIKTFGKLGYSHHIFWSNNSVGSLDIPDFVYKKFIYKRDPQTGKTRIAPNPNYKTKAEALDFLYRWEEADKNGMNGAIILMHLGSPRQTEKLIYILPDFIQEMLSKGYSFVTVPEIINDRQD; encoded by the coding sequence ATGTTAAGTGAGGAAGAATCTTCAGAGCTTTCCCGAACGATTTCGGAAATCAAAAAAAGTGGAATCGAATCCGAGGTAATCGAACGGAAGTTTAGGATGCTTCGAATTCTTTTCTCCTTAGGATTTTTTACGTTTTTGGGCGCAGTTTCCATTCTCACCCTAACTCACAAAATTTTCAGACTGGAAGCGACCGTTGAAAAACAAACGGTTCATATCACCAATCTGGAGGAAACTCTTACTTCGCTTCGCTTGGAAGAACAGCAACAAGAGGAAGAACTTTTAAAATTCAAATCCGATCTTTATAACGCCGTTCCGGATGGGGACTTATCAGATCAAGTCGCCGAAAACAAAGCGATTCTCGATGCAATGCCGGGACCGGAGACGGGGAAGAATATCAACCGAGGGGACGTTCGATTTAAGGAAATCGCTCTTACGTTCGACTTGGGAACCGGAGAAGATCTAAAACTGATCTACGAATATCTTTCCAGATTTCCGATCAAGATCACTCTGTTCGTATCCAATGAAAATCCGGCGAGAAAGAACGGATCCTTTTTTAGTAATACCAATCTTTATTACCTCAAAAAAATTTCAGATCTCGGAAATAGAGTGGTTTTCGGAAATCACACATGGAGTCATTATAATATTCCAAGAAGTTTATATGAACCGTCTCTTAGAAAGCGGGCGTTGTTGAGTTACATTTCAGATGAACTTCCGGATACGAACTTTCTACAACAAGAGATGAGAATGGTGGAAGAAAAATTCGTATCCGTCACAGGAAAAGAGCTTACTAAATTCTATCGTTTGCCATACGGAGGTTTTGATCCTCTTGTTATTAAGACATTTGGAAAGCTCGGCTATTCTCATCATATTTTCTGGAGCAATAATTCAGTCGGATCGTTGGATATTCCCGATTTTGTATATAAGAAATTTATTTACAAGAGAGATCCTCAGACTGGGAAAACGCGTATCGCCCCAAATCCAAATTACAAAACAAAAGCGGAAGCTCTCGATTTTTTATATCGTTGGGAAGAAGCGGATAAGAATGGGATGAACGGAGCCATCATTTTGATGCACTTAGGATCTCCGAGACAAACGGAGAAATTAATCTATATTCTGCCGGATTTTATCCAGGAGATGTTATCCAAAGGTTATAGTTTTGTGACCGTTCCGGAGATCATCAACGATCGACAAGATTGA